In the Engystomops pustulosus chromosome 2, aEngPut4.maternal, whole genome shotgun sequence genome, one interval contains:
- the LOC140116399 gene encoding histone H4 has protein sequence MSGRGKGGKGLGKGGAKRHRKVLRDNIQGITKPAIRRLARRGGVKRISGLIYEETRGVLKVFLENVIRDAVTYTEHAKRKTVTAMDVVYALKRQGRTLYGFGG, from the coding sequence ATGTCTGGACGCGGCAAAGGAGGAAAGGGTCTTGGAAAAGGAGGCgccaagaggcacaggaaggtgCTGCGTGATAACATCCAGGGAATCACCAAGCCCGCCATCCGCCGCCTGGCTCGCAGAGGAGGAGTCAAGCGTATCTCCGGCCTCATCTACGAGGAGACCCGCGGCGTCCTCAAGGTGTTCCTGGAGAACGTCATCCGTGACGCCGTCACCTACACCGAGCACGCCAAGAGGAAGACCGTCACCGCCATGGACGTGGTGTACGCGCTCAAGCGCCAGGGCCGCACTCTCTACGGCTTCGGAGGTTAA
- the LOC140116400 gene encoding histone H2B type 1-O-like, translating into MPDPAKSAPAPKKGSKKAVTKAQKKDGKKRRKTRKESYAIYVYKVLKQVHPDTGISSKAMGIMNSFVNDIFERIAGEASRLAHYNKRSTITSREIQTAVRLLLPGELAKHAVSEGTKAVTKYTSAK; encoded by the coding sequence ATGCCTGATCCCGCCAAGTCCGCCCCAGCGCCCAAGAAGGGCTCCAAGAAAGCCGTCACCAAGGCCCAGAAGAAGGACGGCAAGAAGCGCAGGAAGACCAGGAAGGAGAGTTACGCCATCTACGTCTACAAGGTGCTCAAGCAGGTGCACCCCGACACCGGCATCTCCTCCAAGGCCATGGGCATCATGAACTCCTTCGTCAACGACATCTTCGAGCGCATCGCAGGGGAAGCCTCCCGCCTGGCTCACTACAACAAGCGCTCCACCATCACCTCCCGGGAGATCCAGACCGCCGTCCGCCTGCTGCTGCCCGGAGAGCTGGCCAAGCACGCCGTGTCCGAGGGCACCAAGGCCGTCACCAAGTACACCAGCGCCAAGTAA
- the LOC140116401 gene encoding histone H2A type 1-like, translated as MSGRGKQGGKVRAKAKTRSSRAGLQFPVGRVHRLLRKGNYAERVGAGAPVYLAAVLEYLTAEILELAGNAARDNKKTRIIPRHLQLAVRNDEELNKLLGGVTIAQGGVLPNIQAVLLPKKTESSKPAKSK; from the coding sequence ATGTCTGGACGTGGCAAACAAGGAGGAAAGGTCCGCGCTAAGGCCAAGACCCGCTCATCCCGGGCCGGCCTGCAGTTCCCCGTCGGTCGTGTGCACAGGCTCCTCCGCAAGGGCAACTACGCCGAGAGAGTCGGGGCCGGCGCTCCCGTCTACCTGGCCGCCGTGCTCGAGTACCTCACCGCTGAGATCCTCGAGCTGGCCGGCAACGCCGCCCGGGACAACAAGAAGACCCGCATCATCCCCCGCCACCTGCAGCTGGCCGTGCGCAACGACGAGGAGCTCAACAAGCTGCTGGGAGGAGTCACCATCGCCCAGGGAGGCGTCCTGCCCAACATCCAGGCCGTGCTGCTGCCCAAGAAGACCGAGAGCAGCAAGCCCGCCAAGAGCAAGTGA
- the LOC140117165 gene encoding histone H1A-like produces MAETAPAAAAPPAAEPAAKAKKQPKKAAAAKKSAKKPSGPSVSELIIKAVSASKERSGVSLAALKKALAAGGYDVDKNNSRLKLAIKAQVTKGTLLQVKGSGASGSFKLNKKQLDTKDKAAKKKPAAAKPKKPAAASAKKAPKSPKKPKKAPSAAKSPKKAKKPAAAAAKSPKKAAKKPKAAPKPKKVTKSPAKKAAKPKAAAAKSPAKKKAATKAKKPAAKK; encoded by the coding sequence ATGGCAGAAACCGCGCCCGCCGCCGCAGCTCCCCCTGCCGCCGAACCGGCCGCCAAGGCCAAGAAGCAGCCCAAGAAGGCCGCTGCCGCCAAGAAGAGCGCCAAGAAGCCCTCCGGCCCCAGCGTCTCCGAGCTCATCATCAAAGCCGTGTCCGCCTCCAAGGAGCGCAGCGGGGTGTCCCTGGCCGCCCTCAAGAAGGCCCTGGCTGCCGGCGGCTACGACGTCGACAAGAATAACAGCCGCCTCAAGCTGGCCATCAAGGCGCAGGTCACCAAGGGCACCCTGCTCCAGGTCAAAGGCAGCGGCGCCTCCGGCTCCTTCAAGCTCAACAAGAAGCAGCTCGACACCAAGGACAAGGCGGCCAAGAAGAAGCCCGCAGCGGCCAAGCCCAAGAAGCCGGCCGCCGCCAGCGCCAAGAAAGCGCCCAAGTCTCCTAAGAAGCCCAAGAAGGCTCCCAGCGCCGCCAAGAGCCCCAAAAAGGCCAAGAAGCCTGCAGCAGCGGCGGCCAAGAGCCCCAAGAAAGCGGCCAAGAAGCCCAAGGCCGCCCCGAAGCCCAAGAAAGTCAccaagagcccggctaagaaggcggccaagcccaaagctgctgccgccaagagcccggctaagaagAAGGCCGCTACTAAAGCCAAGAAGCCCGCGGCCAAGAAGTAA
- the LOC140117166 gene encoding histone H3 → MARTKQTARKSTGGKAPRKQLATKAARKSAPATGGVKKPHRYRPGTVALREIRRYQKSTELLIRKLPFQRLVREIAQDFKTDLRFQSSAVMALQEASEAYLVGLFEDTNLCAIHAKRVTIMPKDIQLARRIRGERA, encoded by the coding sequence ATGGCCAGAACCAAGCAGACCGCCCGCAAGTCCACCGGAGGCAAAGCGCCCCGCAAGCAGCTGGCTACCAAGGCCGCCAGGAAGAGCGCGCCCGCCACCGGCGGAGTCAAGAAGCCTCACCGCTACCGCCCCGGCACCGTGGCTCTCCGCGAGATCCGCCGTTACCAGAAGTCCACCGAGCTGCTCATCAGGAAGCTGCCCTTCCAGCGCCTGGTCAGAGAGATCGCTCAGGACTTCAAGACCGACCTGCGCTTCCAGAGCTCTGCAGTCATGGCGCTGCAGGAGGCCAGCGAGGCCTATCTGGTCGGCCTCTTCGAGGACACTAACCTGTGCGCCATCCACGCCAAGAGAGTCACCATCATGCCCAAAGACATCCAGCTGGCCCGCAGGATCCGCGGCGAGAGGGCCTAA
- the LOC140117168 gene encoding histone H2B type 1-O-like: MPDPAKSAPAPKKGSKKAVTKAQKKDGKKRRKTRKESYAIYVYKVLKQVHPDTGISSKAMGIMNSFVNDIFERIAGEASRLAHYNKRSTITSREIQTAVRLLLPGELAKHAVSEGTKAVTKYTSAK, encoded by the coding sequence ATGCCTGATCCCGCCAAGTCCGCCCCAGCGCCCAAGAAGGGCTCCAAGAAAGCCGTCACTAAGGCCCAGAAGAAGGACGGCAAGAAGCGCAGGAAGACCAGGAAGGAGAGTTACGCCATCTACGTCTACAAGGTGCTCAAGCAGGTGCACCCCGACACCGGCATCTCCTCCAAGGCCATGGGCATCATGAACTCCTTCGTCAACGACATCTTCGAGCGCATCGCAGGGGAAGCCTCCCGCCTGGCTCACTACAACAAGCGCTCCACCATCACCTCCCGGGAGATCCAGACCGCCGTCCGCCTGCTGCTGCCCGGAGAGCTGGCCAAGCACGCCGTGTCCGAGGGCACCAAGGCCGTCACCAAGTACACCAGCGCCAAGTAA
- the LOC140117167 gene encoding histone H2A type 1-like: MSGRGKQGGKVRAKAKTRSSRAGLQFPVGRVHRLLRKGNYAERVGAGAPVYLAAVLEYLTAEILELAGNAARDNKKTRIIPRHLQLAVRNDEELNKLLGGVTIAQGGVLPNIQAVLLPKKTESSKPAKSK; encoded by the coding sequence ATGTCTGGACGTGGCAAACAAGGAGGAAAGGTCCGCGCTAAGGCCAAGACCCGCTCATCTCGGGCCGGTCTGCAGTTCCCCGTCGGTCGTGTGCACAGGCTCCTCCGCAAGGGCAACTACGCCGAGAGAGTCGGGGCCGGCGCTCCCGTCTACCTGGCCGCCGTGCTCGAGTACCTCACCGCTGAGATCCTCGAGCTGGCCGGCAACGCCGCCCGGGACAACAAGAAGACCCGCATCATCCCCCGCCACCTGCAGCTGGCTGTGCGCAACGACGAGGAGCTCAACAAGCTGCTGGGAGGAGTCACCATCGCCCAGGGAGGCGTCCTGCCCAACATCCAGGCCGTGCTGCTGCCCAAGAAGACCGAGAGCAGCAAGCCCGCCAAGAGCAAGTGA
- the LOC140116895 gene encoding histone H1A-like gives MAETAPAAAEPAAKAKKQPKKAAAAKKSAKKPSGPSVSELIIKAVSASKERSGVSLAALKKALAAGGYDVDKNNGRLKLAIKAQVTKGTLLQVKGSGASGSFKLNKKQLDTKDKAAKKKPAAAKPKKPAAASAKKAPKSPKKPKKAPSAAKSPKKAKKPAAAAAKSPKKAAKKPKAAPKPKKVTKSPAKKAAKPKAAAAKSPAKKKAATKAKKPAAKK, from the coding sequence ATGGCAGAAACCGCGCCCGCCGCCGCCGAACCGGCCGCCAAGGCCAAGAAGCAGCCCAAGAAGGCCGCTGCCGCCAAGAAGAGCGCCAAGAAGCCCTCCGGCCCCAGCGTCTCCGAGCTCATCATCAAAGCCGTGTCCGCCTCCAAGGAGCGCAGCGGGGTGTCCCTGGCCGCCCTCAAGAAGGCCCTGGCTGCCGGCGGCTACGACGTCGACAAGAACAACGGCCGCCTCAAGCTGGCCATCAAGGCGCAGGTCACCAAGGGCACCCTGCTCCAGGTCAAAGGCAGCGGCGCCTCCGGCTCCTTCAAGCTCAACAAGAAGCAGCTCGACACCAAGGACAAGGCGGCCAAGAAGAAGCCCGCAGCGGCCAAGCCCAAGAAGCCGGCCGCCGCCAGCGCCAAGAAAGCGCCCAAGTCTCCTAAGAAGCCCAAGAAGGCTCCCAGCGCCGCCAAGAGCCCCAAAAAGGCCAAGAAGCCTGCAGCAGCGGCGGCCAAGAGCCCCAAGAAAGCGGCCAAGAAGCCCAAGGCCGCCCCGAAGCCCAAGAAAGTCAccaagagcccggctaagaaggcggccaagcccaaagctgctgccgccaagagcccggctaagaagAAGGCCGCTACTAAAGCCAAGAAGCCCGCGGCCAAGAAGTAA
- the LOC140117181 gene encoding histone H2B type 1-O-like, with product MPDPAKSAPAPKKGSKKAVTKAQKKDGKKRRKTRKESYAIYVYKVLKQVHPDTGISSKAMGIMNSFVNDIFERIAGEASRLAHYNKRSTITSREIQTAVRLLLPGELAKHAVSEGTKAVTKYTSAK from the coding sequence ATGCCTGATCCCGCCAAGTCCGCCCCAGCGCCCAAGAAGGGCTCCAAGAAAGCCGTCACTAAGGCCCAGAAGAAGGACGGCAAGAAGCGCAGGAAGACCAGGAAGGAGAGTTACGCCATCTACGTCTACAAGGTGCTCAAGCAGGTGCACCCCGACACCGGCATCTCCTCCAAGGCCATGGGTATCATGAACTCCTTCGTCAACGACATCTTCGAGCGCATCGCAGGGGAAGCCTCCCGCCTGGCTCACTACAACAAGCGCTCCACCATCACCTCCCGGGAGATCCAGACCGCCGTCCGCCTGCTGCTGCCCGGAGAGCTGGCCAAGCACGCCGTGTCCGAGGGCACCAAGGCCGTCACCAAGTACACCAGCGCCAAGTAA
- the LOC140117178 gene encoding histone H2A type 1-like — MSGRGKQGGKVRAKAKTRSSRAGLQFPVGRVHRLLRKGNYAERVGAGAPVYLAAVLEYLTAEILELAGNAARDNKKTRIIPRHLQLAVRNDEELNKLLGGVTIAQGGVLPNIQAVLLPKKTESSKPAKSK, encoded by the coding sequence ATGTCTGGACGTGGCAAACAAGGAGGAAAGGTCCGCGCTAAGGCCAAGACCCGCTCATCTCGGGCCGGTTTGCAGTTCCCCGTCGGTCGTGTGCACAGGCTCCTCCGCAAGGGCAACTACGCCGAGAGAGTCGGGGCCGGCGCTCCCGTCTACCTGGCCGCCGTGCTCGAGTACCTCACCGCTGAGATCCTCGAGCTGGCCGGCAACGCCGCCCGGGACAACAAGAAGACCCGCATCATCCCCCGCCACCTGCAGCTGGCTGTGCGCAACGACGAGGAGCTCAACAAGCTGCTGGGAGGAGTCACCATCGCCCAGGGAGGCGTCCTGCCCAACATCCAGGCCGTGCTGCTGCCCAAGAAGACCGAGAGCAGCAAGCCCGCCAAGAGCAAGTGA
- the LOC140117170 gene encoding histone H1A-like: MAETAPAAAAAPPAAEPAAKAKKQPKKAAAAKKSAKKPSGPSVSELIIKAVSASKERSGVSLAALKKALAAGGYDVDKNNGRLKLAIKAQVTKGTLLQVKGSGASGSFKLNKKQLDTKDKAAKKKPAAAKPKKPAAASAKKAPKSPKKPKKAPSAAKSPKKAKKPAAAAAKSPKKAAKKPKAAPKPKKVTKSPAKKAAKPKAAAAKSPAKKKAATKAKKPAAKK, translated from the coding sequence ATGGCAGAAACCGCGCCCGCCGCCGCCGCAGCTCCCCCTGCCGCCGAACCGGCCGCCAAGGCCAAGAAGCAGCCCAAGAAGGCCGCTGCCGCCAAGAAGAGCGCCAAGAAGCCCTCCGGCCCCAGCGTCTCCGAGCTCATCATCAAAGCCGTGTCCGCCTCCAAGGAGCGCAGCGGGGTGTCCCTGGCCGCCCTCAAGAAGGCCCTGGCTGCCGGCGGCTACGACGTCGACAAGAACAACGGCCGCCTCAAGCTGGCCATCAAGGCGCAGGTCACCAAGGGCACCCTGCTCCAGGTCAAAGGCAGCGGCGCCTCCGGCTCCTTCAAGCTCAACAAGAAGCAGCTCGACACCAAGGACAAGGCGGCCAAGAAGAAGCCCGCAGCGGCCAAGCCCAAGAAGCCGGCCGCCGCCAGCGCCAAGAAAGCGCCCAAGTCTCCTAAGAAGCCCAAGAAGGCTCCCAGCGCCGCCAAGAGCCCCAAAAAGGCCAAGAAGCCTGCAGCAGCGGCGGCCAAGAGCCCCAAGAAAGCGGCCAAGAAGCCCAAGGCCGCCCCGAAGCCCAAGAAAGTCAccaagagcccggctaagaaggcggccaagcccaaagctgctgccgccaagagcccggctaagaagAAGGCCGCTACTAAAGCCAAGAAGCCCGCGGCCAAGAAGTAA